The Prevotella sp. oral taxon 299 str. F0039 genome has a segment encoding these proteins:
- a CDS encoding DUF1304 domain-containing protein, with protein MHIISQVLIILVSLLFLYIMYLETIASSSIKTSKVFNIPQEVLREKHFTKLMKNQGIYNGLIAPALLYSAFCSENRKELSCILLISCVLIALYMGH; from the coding sequence ATGCACATCATTAGTCAAGTATTAATTATTTTGGTTTCATTACTCTTTCTTTATATCATGTACCTCGAAACCATCGCATCATCATCAATAAAGACCTCAAAGGTATTCAATATTCCTCAAGAGGTATTGAGAGAAAAGCATTTTACAAAACTTATGAAGAATCAAGGGATCTATAATGGTCTCATTGCTCCTGCCTTACTTTATAGTGCTTTTTGCTCTGAAAATAGAAAAGAATTATCTTGTATCCTACTTATTTCTTGTGTTCTTATTGCACTCTATATGGGGCACTAA
- a CDS encoding nucleotidyltransferase — protein MKPTLVLLAAGMGSRYGGLKQLDGLGPNGETIMDYSIYDAIKAGFGKIVFVIRKDFEQEFREKVLSKYEGHIPAEVCYQSLDALPEGFTVPEGREKPWGTNHAVMMAKDLIREPFCVINCDDFYNRDSFMVIGKFLADLPDNATNTYAMVGFRVGNTLSENGTVARGVCSKDENELLTTVVERTEIMRIEGKVSYKDENGEWVAIEDNTPVSMNMWGFTPDYFAHSDAYFKKFLSDPKNQANPKAEFFIPLMVNELVNNGISTVKVLDTTSKWFGVTYSADRQATVDRIQALVNEGVYPNKLF, from the coding sequence ATGAAACCAACATTAGTTCTTTTGGCTGCAGGTATGGGCAGCCGTTACGGCGGTTTGAAGCAACTTGATGGATTAGGTCCTAATGGAGAAACCATTATGGACTATTCTATTTATGATGCAATCAAGGCTGGATTTGGTAAAATCGTATTCGTTATTCGTAAGGATTTTGAACAAGAATTCCGTGAAAAGGTGCTTTCTAAGTACGAAGGACACATTCCTGCAGAGGTATGCTACCAATCATTAGATGCACTTCCTGAAGGTTTTACAGTGCCAGAAGGCCGTGAAAAGCCATGGGGAACAAACCATGCAGTGATGATGGCTAAGGATTTGATTCGTGAACCATTCTGTGTTATCAACTGTGACGACTTCTATAATCGTGATTCTTTCATGGTTATCGGTAAGTTCTTGGCTGATCTTCCAGATAATGCAACAAACACTTACGCAATGGTTGGCTTCCGTGTAGGTAACACTCTTAGTGAAAATGGAACTGTTGCACGTGGTGTCTGCTCTAAAGATGAAAATGAGTTACTTACAACTGTTGTAGAACGCACAGAGATTATGCGTATTGAAGGAAAAGTATCTTATAAAGATGAGAATGGAGAATGGGTTGCTATTGAAGATAATACCCCTGTTTCTATGAACATGTGGGGTTTTACTCCAGATTATTTTGCACATAGTGATGCTTATTTCAAAAAATTCTTAAGCGATCCAAAGAACCAAGCTAACCCTAAAGCAGAATTCTTTATTCCGTTAATGGTTAATGAGTTGGTGAACAATGGAATTTCAACAGTGAAAGTACTAGACACAACAAGTAAATGGTTTGGAGTGACTTATTCTGCCGACAGACAAGCAACTGTTGATAGAATTCAAGCTCTTGTTAACGAAGGAGTATATCCTAACAAGTTATTTTAA
- a CDS encoding bifunctional oligoribonuclease/PAP phosphatase NrnA — translation MNINLLNDSDINTLINSIKSADNIVITCHKSPDGDALGSSLAWYDFLTTCFKKNVSVLVPDAFPDFLRWLPHVEKIVRYDKHPERVNELFDSASLVFCLDYNTASRVEEMKDPLEACKAPKIMIDHHLNPSMDTLLCISNPAISSTSEIIFRLIWQMNYFDAIEKHCAIAIYCGMMTDTGGFTYNSSYPEIFFIISQLLTKGFDKDKIYRNVYNNYSAWAIRFRGYMMCQKLNVLDDFHVSYFTITREDMDNFHFTKGDAEGLVNEPLKIKGMKLSIALREDSVKDNTILVSLRSVENFPCNEMAAQFYNGGGHLNASGGRLSCTIEEAVDITRRAIEYYAHLLK, via the coding sequence ATGAATATAAATTTACTAAACGATAGTGACATAAATACCCTAATAAACTCCATTAAAAGTGCCGATAATATTGTTATTACCTGCCATAAAAGTCCTGATGGAGATGCTTTAGGATCATCTTTGGCTTGGTACGACTTTTTAACAACATGTTTTAAGAAGAATGTTTCTGTTCTTGTTCCCGACGCTTTCCCCGATTTTTTGCGTTGGCTTCCTCATGTAGAGAAGATTGTTCGATATGATAAGCACCCCGAACGAGTGAACGAACTTTTTGATTCTGCAAGTTTGGTGTTCTGCTTAGACTATAATACTGCAAGTAGAGTTGAGGAGATGAAAGATCCTTTAGAGGCATGTAAAGCCCCTAAAATAATGATAGATCATCATTTAAATCCATCAATGGATACTCTTTTGTGCATCTCTAATCCAGCAATTAGTAGTACAAGTGAGATTATTTTCCGCTTAATTTGGCAAATGAACTATTTCGATGCTATTGAAAAGCATTGTGCAATAGCAATCTATTGTGGAATGATGACAGATACAGGAGGCTTTACTTATAACTCTTCTTATCCAGAAATCTTCTTCATTATTAGCCAATTACTCACAAAAGGCTTCGATAAAGATAAGATCTATCGCAATGTCTACAACAATTATAGTGCTTGGGCTATACGCTTTAGAGGTTATATGATGTGCCAAAAACTCAATGTTTTAGATGATTTTCATGTCTCATACTTTACTATCACTCGAGAAGATATGGATAATTTCCATTTTACAAAAGGTGATGCAGAAGGCTTAGTGAACGAGCCTTTAAAGATAAAAGGAATGAAACTGTCTATAGCTTTGCGTGAAGATAGTGTAAAAGATAATACCATTTTGGTTAGTCTTCGTTCTGTCGAAAACTTCCCCTGCAATGAAATGGCAGCACAATTTTACAATGGAGGAGGACATCTTAATGCTAGTGGAGGCCGTTTAAGCTGCACGATTGAAGAGGCTGTAGACATCACACGACGTGCAATAGAATACTATGCTCACCTCTTAAAATAA
- the glmM gene encoding phosphoglucosamine mutase, with protein sequence MTLIKSISGIRGTIGGKPGDTLNPLDIVKFTSAYATFIRRSGKSKSNTIVVGRDGRISGDMVRNIVCGTLMGIGYDVVNIGMATTPTTELAVAMQQAAGGIIITASHNPRQWNALKLLNEKGEFLTAADGEEVLTIAEKEDFEYASVDELGKYTEDNSFNQRHIDSVLNLKLVDREAIKNAHFKVLVDAVNSVGGVIMPQFLDTLGVEYKVLNGEPTGDFAHNPEPLAKNLGEIMGEMAKGGYDLGIVVDPDVDRLVFISENGEMFGEEYTLVSVADYVLSKTPGNTVSNLSSTRALRDVTEKHGGKYTAAAVGEVNVTTQMKNVNAVIGGEGNGGVIYPESHYGRDALVGVALFLSHLAHKGCTASELKASYPEYFMAKNRIDLTQNADIDAILAKVKEVYCNEEIIDIDGIKINFTNSWVHLRKSNTEPIIRIYSEAPTIKEAEELGEKLITVVRSMTK encoded by the coding sequence ATGACACTTATTAAATCCATATCAGGTATAAGAGGAACGATAGGTGGGAAACCAGGAGATACTCTTAATCCTCTAGATATTGTAAAATTTACCTCAGCTTATGCCACTTTTATTCGTCGAAGCGGTAAAAGCAAGAGCAATACCATTGTAGTTGGACGTGATGGACGCATTTCTGGCGACATGGTTCGTAACATAGTGTGCGGAACGCTTATGGGAATTGGCTATGATGTTGTAAATATTGGTATGGCAACAACTCCAACAACCGAACTTGCTGTTGCAATGCAACAAGCTGCTGGAGGCATTATTATTACTGCAAGTCACAATCCTCGTCAATGGAATGCCTTGAAACTACTTAATGAGAAAGGTGAATTCTTAACTGCAGCAGATGGAGAAGAGGTTCTAACTATTGCTGAAAAAGAAGACTTTGAATATGCTTCAGTTGACGAATTAGGTAAATATACAGAAGATAATTCATTCAATCAACGTCACATCGATAGTGTTCTTAACTTGAAACTTGTTGATCGTGAAGCAATAAAAAATGCGCACTTTAAAGTACTTGTAGATGCAGTGAACTCTGTTGGAGGTGTTATTATGCCTCAATTCTTAGATACTTTAGGTGTAGAATATAAAGTTCTTAATGGTGAACCTACAGGCGATTTCGCTCACAATCCCGAACCATTGGCAAAGAACCTAGGTGAGATTATGGGAGAAATGGCTAAAGGTGGCTATGATCTTGGTATAGTAGTAGACCCAGATGTCGATCGTTTAGTTTTCATTTCAGAGAACGGAGAGATGTTTGGAGAAGAGTATACACTTGTTAGTGTTGCTGATTATGTGCTATCAAAAACACCAGGAAACACAGTCTCTAACTTGAGTTCAACTCGTGCGTTGCGTGATGTTACTGAGAAACATGGAGGCAAATACACTGCAGCTGCAGTGGGAGAGGTAAATGTAACCACTCAAATGAAGAATGTAAATGCCGTTATTGGTGGTGAAGGTAATGGTGGAGTGATTTATCCAGAGAGTCATTATGGTCGTGATGCACTTGTTGGTGTTGCCCTTTTCTTATCTCATTTAGCTCATAAAGGCTGCACTGCTAGCGAGTTAAAGGCAAGCTATCCTGAGTACTTCATGGCGAAAAACAGAATCGACCTTACTCAAAATGCAGATATAGATGCTATTCTTGCAAAGGTAAAAGAAGTGTATTGCAATGAGGAAATTATCGATATCGATGGTATAAAGATTAACTTTACGAACTCATGGGTACATCTTCGTAAGAGTAATACTGAACCAATTATTCGTATTTATAGCGAAGCTCCTACAATAAAAGAGGCAGAAGAATTAGGCGAAAAATTGATTACAGTGGTGCGAAGTATGACAAAATAG
- a CDS encoding DUF4827 domain-containing protein yields the protein MKIRNITLLAVLLCCIATLFSCKDSDTYADQKERERSAISKYIRDNNIKVISEEEFLAKDTVTDVSKNEYVLFTNTGVYMQIVNRGVGEILKHNENTNVLCRYKEINLLTDSLQSSNIDMAFSSLVDKMTVRRYYSTYTASFDHSSSLMSRIYNSTSVPNGWLVPLAYIKLGRLVNDTDNLAKVNLIVPHSEGQANASQRVYPCFYTITYQRGK from the coding sequence ATGAAAATAAGAAATATCACTCTATTAGCAGTTTTGTTGTGTTGCATTGCCACACTTTTTTCGTGTAAAGATTCTGATACTTATGCAGATCAGAAAGAACGTGAGCGTTCTGCCATCTCAAAATATATAAGAGACAACAATATTAAGGTTATTTCTGAAGAGGAGTTCCTAGCAAAGGACACCGTAACAGATGTATCAAAGAATGAATATGTGTTGTTTACAAACACAGGAGTATATATGCAAATTGTGAACAGAGGTGTAGGAGAGATTCTTAAACATAACGAAAACACAAACGTTTTGTGTCGCTATAAGGAAATAAACCTATTAACAGACTCATTGCAATCGTCAAACATAGATATGGCTTTCTCTTCATTAGTAGATAAAATGACTGTTCGCCGCTATTATTCTACATACACAGCATCGTTTGATCACAGTTCAAGCTTGATGTCAAGAATATACAATAGTACATCTGTTCCTAACGGATGGCTTGTTCCTTTGGCATACATTAAGCTTGGAAGATTGGTGAATGACACCGATAATTTAGCAAAAGTAAATCTTATTGTACCCCACTCTGAAGGACAAGCAAACGCTTCTCAACGTGTTTATCCTTGCTTCTATACCATCACCTATCAGCGAGGTAAATAA